The following proteins come from a genomic window of Thermodesulforhabdaceae bacterium:
- a CDS encoding DVU0298 family protein: MSRLSSRAIRNELKALFERKKSEKSLLWNDSDKATIDLIFSCPTASLNPLVFFLSSPDPVEKWGAVTLIGRLVAFHAESDMEWARTVLRRFMWYLNDESGGMGWGVPEAMGEVLRHHLGLALEYGKILWSYVDPEGNHLENDALVEGALWGCARVTTVWKNVYSETSWKTIMPYINSPRAFTRLCAGIVGICFQNMGNDEVAESLRWLEKDRERVSFFWDGVFIEDSVGGIIKFSEQWIRW; encoded by the coding sequence ATGTCCAGATTAAGCTCAAGGGCAATAAGAAACGAATTAAAGGCCCTTTTTGAACGGAAAAAATCAGAAAAAAGCCTTTTATGGAATGATTCTGACAAAGCGACTATTGATCTTATCTTTTCTTGCCCGACAGCAAGTTTAAACCCGCTGGTATTTTTCCTTTCTTCTCCTGATCCTGTAGAAAAATGGGGAGCGGTAACTCTCATCGGTCGACTTGTTGCCTTTCATGCTGAATCTGATATGGAGTGGGCTCGAACTGTGCTGAGACGTTTTATGTGGTATCTGAACGATGAATCAGGCGGTATGGGCTGGGGCGTTCCTGAAGCTATGGGAGAAGTGCTTAGACATCATCTGGGGCTTGCTCTCGAGTATGGGAAAATTCTTTGGTCCTACGTTGATCCAGAAGGTAACCATTTAGAAAACGATGCTCTGGTTGAAGGAGCTTTATGGGGTTGTGCGAGGGTCACAACGGTTTGGAAAAATGTTTATTCCGAAACTTCCTGGAAGACGATAATGCCATACATAAATTCTCCACGTGCCTTTACCCGACTCTGTGCCGGTATCGTGGGTATTTGCTTCCAGAATATGGGAAATGATGAAGTAGCGGAAAGTCTTAGATGGCTAGAGAAGGATAGGGAAAGAGTTTCCTTTTTTTGGGATGGGGTTTTTATAGAGGATTCCGTTGGGGGGATAATTAAATTTTCTGAACAGTGGATTCGCTGGTAG
- a CDS encoding FAD-dependent oxidoreductase has product MTVSRVTVYTVSGCPFCDSVKKLLKEKGIEFLEIDAPPYSDQWFEMVKKTGSGALPQVLVGDETVGGYLDVIFYEASGLLYQKLGIESPDVRKIETLYDVIILGAGPAGLSAAIYAARKVLKTLVISGNIGGQVTWTYDIDNYLGFSQVNAQDLIKKFREHVEKYGVETVIGQEVVSADITGRIKRVTTKDGRSFYGKTLIIATGGQHKRLNIPGEKEFLGRGVSYCSTCDAPLFADATVAVIGGGNSALEAVIDLMPIAKHIYLVSLTELTGDPLLQERVKKSPMVEIFTRHKPVAILGKQEVEGIEILSLEENKTKTLNVEGVFIEVGIMPNSSLFVDVLATNERGEIIVDEMCRTGVAGVFACGDVTSVPYKQVVVAAGEGAKAALSAYNYLVNRAGKTPGSG; this is encoded by the coding sequence ATGACCGTTTCTCGGGTTACCGTTTATACAGTTTCAGGATGCCCTTTTTGCGATAGCGTTAAAAAACTATTAAAAGAAAAGGGAATAGAATTTCTTGAGATTGACGCTCCTCCCTATAGTGATCAGTGGTTTGAAATGGTGAAAAAGACCGGAAGTGGAGCTCTTCCTCAGGTGCTTGTGGGAGACGAGACCGTAGGAGGTTATCTTGATGTGATTTTCTACGAGGCTTCCGGACTTTTGTATCAAAAGCTGGGAATAGAATCTCCGGACGTGCGCAAAATAGAAACTCTATACGATGTGATAATTCTCGGAGCTGGTCCTGCCGGTTTGAGCGCTGCTATTTATGCGGCTCGCAAGGTATTAAAAACTCTTGTTATAAGCGGCAACATCGGTGGTCAGGTGACATGGACCTACGACATTGATAACTATCTCGGATTTAGTCAGGTTAATGCGCAGGATCTTATCAAAAAGTTTCGAGAACATGTTGAAAAATACGGTGTAGAAACGGTTATAGGGCAGGAAGTTGTATCGGCCGACATTACGGGGCGAATTAAGCGAGTAACCACAAAAGATGGTAGATCTTTTTATGGCAAAACTCTAATTATCGCCACAGGAGGACAGCATAAGCGACTCAACATCCCTGGAGAGAAGGAATTTCTAGGGCGGGGAGTCTCTTACTGTTCAACCTGTGACGCTCCCCTTTTTGCTGATGCAACCGTTGCCGTCATTGGTGGAGGAAATTCTGCACTCGAAGCCGTAATAGACCTTATGCCTATAGCAAAGCACATCTACCTTGTTTCTTTGACAGAACTTACAGGAGATCCTTTGCTTCAGGAAAGAGTTAAAAAATCCCCCATGGTGGAAATCTTTACTCGTCATAAACCTGTAGCTATTCTGGGAAAGCAGGAGGTTGAAGGGATCGAGATTTTGTCTTTAGAGGAAAACAAAACCAAGACTCTTAATGTAGAGGGGGTTTTCATAGAAGTCGGAATTATGCCCAATTCATCTCTTTTTGTTGATGTGCTGGCCACAAACGAGCGAGGCGAAATTATTGTGGATGAAATGTGCAGAACCGGTGTTGCTGGAGTATTTGCCTGTGGCGATGTGACAAGTGTTCCTTACAAGCAGGTTGTGGTTGCGGCCGGGGAAGGCGCTAAGGCAGCCCTGTCGGCTTATAATTATCTGGTAAACCGAGCGGGTAAAACTCCCGGTTCTGGTTAA
- the rlmD gene encoding 23S rRNA (uracil(1939)-C(5))-methyltransferase RlmD: protein MKKGEEIVLRIDKLAYGGAGIGRANGTVVFVERAFPGALVKAIVLRKKKDHFFARVLEVLEPSPWERDPFCMHESYCGGCLWQRLDYSSQIEWKARQVEESLSHIAGLESVPLLPIEPSPVTRYYRNKMEFAFSARRWLRPDEIQNYKNQELERGCGLGLHVYGAFDRVFDVEECSLESPEAVDILKAVRFFCRESGLPAYGISGHTGFWRFLVIKEAKNTGERLVHIITRSHSDSEKTIDGLAKKLEELCRSGVAITTLVHSVNDQKSQVAVGENSRIIWGSGNITERCLHINLAISAHSFFQTNPSGAEKLYGKIIEWANLSGSEEVWDLYCGTGSIGLLLAKQARFVVGVELVEDAVRDAQKNAFSNGIENCVFYAGDIKDVIKTLAHRAPHLVIIDPPRAGMHPKVVKALLDLAPPRIIAVSCNPTTLARDVGLLVSKYRIRAVQPFDLFPHTPHVECLVDLELN from the coding sequence GTGAAAAAGGGAGAGGAAATTGTTCTCAGAATTGATAAGCTTGCTTACGGTGGAGCCGGAATAGGACGAGCGAATGGAACCGTTGTTTTTGTTGAAAGAGCCTTTCCCGGAGCACTGGTTAAGGCAATAGTCCTTCGAAAGAAAAAAGATCATTTTTTTGCCAGGGTTCTGGAAGTGTTAGAACCTTCGCCGTGGGAACGTGATCCTTTTTGCATGCACGAAAGTTACTGTGGAGGATGTCTATGGCAAAGGCTGGATTATTCTTCTCAGATTGAGTGGAAAGCTCGTCAAGTGGAAGAATCTCTCAGCCATATTGCTGGTCTGGAATCCGTGCCGCTTCTTCCTATAGAGCCTTCGCCCGTTACCCGGTATTATCGCAACAAAATGGAATTTGCCTTTTCTGCAAGACGATGGCTTAGACCTGATGAAATTCAAAACTACAAAAATCAAGAACTAGAGCGAGGTTGTGGGCTTGGACTTCACGTTTACGGAGCCTTTGATCGAGTTTTCGACGTTGAAGAATGTTCTCTGGAGTCACCCGAAGCTGTTGATATTCTCAAAGCGGTGAGATTTTTTTGCAGGGAAAGTGGCCTTCCCGCTTACGGTATTTCTGGTCACACCGGGTTCTGGCGGTTTTTGGTGATAAAGGAAGCCAAAAATACAGGAGAACGCCTGGTTCACATCATAACAAGGTCCCATTCCGATTCCGAAAAAACCATTGATGGTCTTGCCAAGAAGCTTGAGGAACTCTGCCGATCAGGGGTAGCTATTACGACCTTGGTTCATTCCGTAAACGATCAGAAATCACAGGTTGCTGTTGGGGAAAATTCCAGAATCATTTGGGGATCGGGGAACATAACAGAGCGGTGTCTCCATATCAATCTGGCTATTTCTGCTCATTCTTTTTTCCAGACCAACCCGTCTGGAGCGGAAAAGCTTTATGGAAAGATTATCGAATGGGCTAATCTTTCTGGATCGGAAGAAGTGTGGGATCTTTACTGCGGGACGGGTTCTATTGGGCTTCTTCTAGCAAAACAAGCACGATTTGTTGTAGGCGTAGAACTTGTGGAAGATGCAGTAAGAGACGCTCAAAAGAACGCCTTTTCAAATGGTATAGAAAACTGTGTTTTTTACGCAGGCGACATAAAAGATGTTATCAAGACTCTAGCACATCGTGCCCCTCACCTGGTTATCATAGATCCGCCTAGAGCCGGCATGCATCCAAAGGTTGTTAAGGCTCTTCTTGATCTTGCTCCACCCAGAATTATCGCTGTTTCCTGTAATCCTACGACGTTGGCTCGAGACGTTGGGTTGCTTGTGTCAAAATATCGCATAAGGGCAGTTCAGCCCTTTGATTTGTTCCCCCATACTCCCCACGTTGAATGCCTGGTGGATTTGGAACTGAACTAG
- a CDS encoding L,D-transpeptidase family protein, which translates to MKRILLTTVMFCLGVVLITTEAKSDWCFNLRDFSRPDLITARAIVSFYRQPWSEWLQSFIAKRFEGAEASDLRSIYKATSGNLLFIDSQFKPKDSMSAIMRKFSGSVPREEEINRLIRELEEARQGLSNQFPAGIDPDTIKLCPSQEPEKNFFISGEAIEKERENNVIQWAKHQKKAYERLAEKGLELDSIFTASVIGLLKSKTPYPGLSWISFVDNETAMVDFLNFDVLYRIPTYKALKEALPKYEDLARSSQISVNIPEKLKPGYHGPAITNVQKRLAQEGFFKGAPTGVLDEETKTALINFQRTHFVTPDGTVGQKTVEKMNIPYEEKLNWIRITLEGMEEAPFRLYSHFIWVNIPTFSLEYYYDGNLISRHKVIVGRTDGKQIKVRGKIVRWNNTLPLVSEIKSVVINPRWYVPERIRIELEREAANDEFYFQKRGFRMLDSTYSWGEPRLYQLPGGRNPLGKVKFLFDNPYGFFLHDTPEQHLFKRAFRAISHGCVRVERALDLAREILERDNPKKADQIDSYLKKPDQTFITLERPVPIVITYFPVLVSEDGLLEFGGDIYGWKEQNGFKVFF; encoded by the coding sequence GTGAAACGGATTCTTTTGACAACGGTAATGTTCTGTTTAGGTGTAGTATTAATAACCACAGAAGCCAAGTCCGATTGGTGTTTTAATCTTAGGGATTTTTCAAGACCAGATTTAATAACCGCTAGAGCAATTGTATCGTTCTATCGTCAACCATGGTCTGAGTGGCTTCAAAGCTTCATTGCGAAGCGATTTGAAGGTGCTGAAGCGAGCGACCTAAGATCTATTTATAAAGCCACTTCAGGTAATCTGCTTTTCATTGACAGCCAATTTAAGCCAAAGGACTCCATGAGTGCTATCATGAGGAAGTTTTCTGGCAGTGTGCCAAGAGAAGAAGAGATAAATCGGTTGATTCGAGAACTGGAGGAAGCTCGACAGGGATTATCAAATCAGTTTCCGGCAGGAATAGATCCCGATACTATCAAGCTTTGTCCATCTCAAGAACCGGAAAAGAATTTCTTCATCTCGGGGGAAGCAATAGAAAAAGAGCGAGAAAATAACGTTATTCAATGGGCAAAGCATCAGAAAAAAGCTTATGAGCGGTTAGCAGAGAAGGGACTTGAACTGGATTCTATATTTACCGCCTCCGTTATAGGTCTTCTCAAAAGTAAAACGCCTTATCCCGGCTTGTCATGGATATCTTTTGTTGATAACGAAACAGCTATGGTTGATTTTCTCAATTTTGATGTTCTATATCGCATCCCAACATACAAAGCTCTAAAGGAAGCACTACCCAAGTATGAAGATCTGGCAAGATCATCTCAGATCTCCGTAAACATTCCCGAAAAGCTCAAGCCTGGCTATCACGGTCCCGCTATTACAAATGTCCAAAAAAGACTCGCCCAAGAAGGATTTTTCAAAGGTGCACCAACCGGAGTTCTTGACGAAGAAACCAAAACAGCTCTTATAAATTTTCAACGAACCCATTTTGTAACGCCTGACGGAACGGTAGGGCAAAAGACCGTTGAGAAAATGAATATTCCCTACGAAGAAAAACTCAACTGGATTCGTATAACTTTAGAGGGTATGGAGGAAGCCCCTTTTAGATTATACAGCCATTTCATATGGGTAAATATTCCGACTTTCTCCTTAGAGTATTACTACGATGGAAACCTGATCTCCAGACACAAGGTCATTGTTGGTAGAACCGATGGAAAACAAATAAAAGTTCGAGGAAAGATCGTCCGATGGAATAATACTCTACCACTTGTAAGCGAAATTAAATCCGTCGTTATAAACCCTCGATGGTATGTTCCTGAAAGAATAAGAATTGAACTTGAAAGAGAGGCAGCAAATGACGAATTTTATTTCCAAAAGCGCGGATTTAGAATGCTCGATTCAACATATTCCTGGGGAGAGCCAAGACTTTACCAACTCCCTGGCGGTAGAAATCCTTTGGGAAAGGTTAAGTTCTTATTCGACAATCCCTACGGGTTCTTTCTACACGACACACCAGAACAACATCTGTTTAAAAGAGCTTTTCGAGCTATATCGCACGGATGTGTCAGAGTCGAGAGAGCTTTAGACCTGGCGAGAGAAATACTTGAAAGAGACAATCCCAAAAAAGCAGATCAAATCGATTCATACTTGAAAAAACCAGATCAAACTTTCATCACACTGGAACGTCCTGTCCCCATAGTCATAACCTATTTTCCTGTTTTGGTATCCGAAGATGGACTTCTGGAATTCGGTGGGGATATTTATGGATGGAAAGAACAAAATGGTTTCAAGGTATTTTTTTAA
- a CDS encoding ferritin family protein, with product MLFGFNAAEVFDIAINIEENGKAFYTQAAQLVENVDVKNLFLELAKEEENHKARFAELKKLLPPQAQQPTVPDISDELDAYIKMMAQEHIFNSPSGVEQELKKISSVQDALRLAIQFEKDSVLFFVSMKEATDDTRGREMIDLLIKEEQEHVKRLSLALRRVLKGS from the coding sequence ATGCTTTTCGGATTTAACGCAGCAGAAGTTTTTGACATAGCCATAAATATTGAAGAAAACGGTAAGGCTTTTTACACTCAAGCGGCTCAATTAGTTGAAAATGTTGATGTAAAGAATCTCTTCTTAGAACTTGCAAAAGAGGAAGAAAACCACAAGGCTAGATTTGCCGAACTTAAAAAGCTTCTGCCCCCACAGGCTCAGCAACCAACCGTTCCTGACATATCCGATGAACTTGATGCCTACATTAAAATGATGGCCCAGGAACATATCTTTAATAGTCCTTCCGGAGTTGAACAGGAACTTAAGAAAATTTCTTCGGTTCAGGATGCCTTGAGGCTTGCCATTCAGTTTGAAAAAGATTCTGTGCTGTTTTTCGTCAGCATGAAGGAAGCAACAGATGATACCAGAGGACGGGAAATGATCGATTTGCTAATAAAGGAAGAGCAAGAACACGTTAAGCGGCTTTCTCTGGCTTTACGTCGTGTTTTGAAAGGTTCTTAG
- a CDS encoding Uxx-star family glutaredoxin-like (seleno)protein has protein sequence MASRVRIFSTPTCPYCKQAKEFLTTKGISFEDVDVSSNPEGLKEMRSISGGARTVPVIAIDDVVIVGYEETDIVKTLKEKGLLS, from the coding sequence ATGGCTTCCCGTGTGAGAATATTCAGCACGCCAACCTGCCCATATTGTAAGCAAGCTAAGGAATTTCTTACCACGAAAGGGATTTCTTTTGAAGATGTCGATGTTTCATCAAACCCCGAAGGACTTAAAGAAATGAGAAGTATTTCCGGGGGCGCTCGCACTGTTCCCGTAATCGCCATAGATGACGTGGTGATTGTAGGATACGAAGAGACCGATATAGTTAAAACTCTCAAAGAAAAAGGGCTTCTTTCTTAA
- the tadA gene encoding tRNA adenosine(34) deaminase TadA: MDSLVERHEHYMRLALRVGEEGARRGEVPVGALVVAPEGQILALAHNEPIGLKDPTGHAEIIAMRKAAQRIGNYRLVDCSLYVTLEPCVMCYGAIVHARIKKLFFGTYDPKSGAETVFGLFSSPFFNHKPEIVGGILRDPCEKLLKDFFGKLRAK, encoded by the coding sequence GTGGATTCGCTGGTAGAAAGACACGAACATTATATGAGGCTGGCTCTACGGGTGGGGGAGGAAGGAGCTCGACGTGGAGAAGTCCCTGTTGGTGCCCTTGTTGTAGCCCCCGAAGGGCAGATTTTGGCACTTGCTCATAATGAGCCGATAGGTCTTAAGGATCCTACCGGTCATGCTGAAATTATCGCAATGAGAAAAGCCGCTCAAAGAATTGGTAATTATCGTCTTGTGGATTGTTCTTTGTATGTTACTCTTGAACCCTGTGTTATGTGCTATGGAGCCATAGTTCATGCCAGAATAAAGAAACTTTTCTTTGGTACTTACGACCCAAAATCTGGAGCTGAAACAGTGTTTGGTCTTTTTTCATCACCTTTTTTTAACCATAAGCCAGAAATTGTGGGTGGAATTCTTCGTGATCCCTGTGAAAAATTGTTGAAAGATTTTTTTGGAAAATTGAGAGCCAAATAA
- a CDS encoding rubredoxin produces MDRYVCSICGYVYDPAKGDPDRGIPAGTPFEKLPDDWTCPVCGASKSDFEKE; encoded by the coding sequence ATGGATCGTTACGTATGTTCAATCTGTGGTTATGTTTACGACCCTGCCAAAGGAGATCCAGATAGAGGCATCCCAGCGGGAACGCCTTTTGAAAAACTTCCAGACGATTGGACCTGTCCGGTTTGTGGAGCCAGCAAAAGCGATTTTGAAAAAGAATAG